In Quercus lobata isolate SW786 chromosome 12, ValleyOak3.0 Primary Assembly, whole genome shotgun sequence, a genomic segment contains:
- the LOC115970387 gene encoding uncharacterized protein LOC115970387 yields MVTGECTFEIKTLYPKCTCPLTYKNGQVTSAYVAKRYLEDFGKNPNWEVLGVKHHVMQKISFDLNLSQVYKSRKAARGLITGNEKAQYGLLRDYVEMILRTDVGSRVILQIEMENENAEPKFKRMYIMNNAQKVSFLGGCRPFVGLDGCYLKGRFGGQLLSATAKDEHDNIFPVAMAVVEHENKDSWIWFLEQFADDIGRPEELNLVFISDRQKGLLPVMETLFPTVEHRYCVKHVYNNFKVNYKGMELKSVLWRCAGTTSAREFERGMDHLKSLDEEAWKYLTDIEPAQWTRSHFCSRALIDCMVNNLSESFNSMIVKARDKPILSMQEWIRVRLMSRLYIKKTDIEKFGGKLCPSIQKKLEQLKLECKGFCAMPSGRFVYKVDNERERHVVNRTCSCRVWDLTGIPYKRGVVAIFMNREKPEDYTHPCYYKDAYMETYKTPIPPMPGQSEWISNGQPKLVAPIIYRPPGKWKAFYTQIRIPGPIFITDPILSLALTNTSALHYGLILIQPGSRVIATSSSSIATSSMVRATSSMVIEPKSVVFFRLQPTRAPATRGAALRGKGDAAKAQKCRTRGGKASYGGRGRGRGSK; encoded by the exons ATGGTGACTGGAGAGTGCACATTTGAGATCAAGACACTTTATCCTAAGTGTACCTGCCCCTTAACATATAAAAATGGGCAAGTTACATCAGCCTATGTGGCAAAGAGGTATTTGGAGGATTTTGGTAAGAATCCTAATTGGGAGGTCTTAGGTGTTAAGCACCATGTGATGcagaaaatttcatttgatTTAAATCTTAGTCAGGTGTATAAATCAAGGAAGGCAGCTAGGGGGCTGATTACTGGGAATGAAAAGGCTCAGTATGGCTTACTTAGAGATTATGTAGAAATGATATTAAGGACAGATGTAGGAAGTAGGGTGATTTTGCAAATAGAGATGGAAAATGAGAATGCAGAGCCCAAGTTTAAAAGGATGTACATTATGAACAATGCTCAGAAGGTTAGCTTTCTAGGTGGTTGTAGACCCTTTGTTGGGTTGGATGGATGCTACTTGAAGGGTAGGTTTGGTGGGCAATTATTGTCTGCCACTGCCAAGGATGAACATGACAATATATTCCCAGTGGCAATGGCTGTGGTTGAGCACGAGAATAAGGATAGCTGGATCTGGTTCTTGGAGCAGTTTGCAGATGACATTGGCAGGCCAGAGGAGCTCAATCTGGTATTCATCAGTGACAGGCAGAAG GGCCTTCTACCTGTAATGGAGACTCTATTCCCAACTGTGGAGCATAGGTATTGTGTGAAGCACGTATACAACAACTTCAAGGTTAACTACAAGGGCATGGAGTTGAAGAGTGTACTGTGGAGGTGTGCTGGCACAACATCAGCCAGGGAATTTGAGAGGGGGATGGACCATCTTAAGAGTTTGGATGAAGAAGCTTGGAAGTACCTGACTGATATAGAGCCTGCACAGTGGACTAGATCCCACTTTTGTTCAAGAGCTTTGATAGATTGTATGGTAAACAATCTGAGTGAGAGTTTTAATTCTATGATTGTGAAGGCTAGAGACAAGCCCATCTTATCAATGCAGGAGTGGATCAGAGTTAGGCTTATGAGCAGGCTGTATATAAAGAAGACTGACATAGAAAAGTTTGGTGGTAAGTTGTGTCCAAGCATACAAAAAAAGTTGGAGCAGTTAAAATTAGAGTGTAAGGGTTTCTGTGCAATGCCTTCTGGGAGGTTTGTGTATAAGGTTGACAATGAGAGGGAAAGACATGTGGTAAATAGGACATGTAGTTGTAGAGTATGGGACTTGACAGGAATCCCCTACAAGCGTGGAGTTGTAGCCATTTTTATGAATCGTGAGAAACCAGAAGACTACACCCATCCATGCTACTACAAGGATGCTTATATGGAGACATACAAGACACCCATACCTCCTATGCCTGGCCAGTCTGAGTGGATATCAAATGGTCAACCCAAGCTTGTTGCACCTATTATCTATAGGCCACCAG GGAAGTGGAAGGCCTTCTACACACAGATAAGGATCCCAGGCCCCATCTTCATCACAGACCCAATCCTCAGCTTAGCTCTTACCAATACATCAGCCTTACACTATGGCCTCATCCTCATCCAACCAGGCAGTAGGGTCATAGCCACAAGCTCCAGCTCCATAGCCACAAGCTCCATGGTCAGGGCCACCAGCTCCATGGTCATAGAACCCAAGTCAGTGGTATTTTTCAGACTTCAG CCTACAAGAGCACCTGCTACCAGAGGAGCTGCTTTGAGAGGAAAGGGTGATGCAGCTAAGGCTCAGAAATGTAGAACAAGAGGTGGAAAGGCTAGCTATGGTGGGAGAGGCAGGGGCAGGGGCAGTAAATGA
- the LOC115972414 gene encoding cyclin-P3-1, which produces MGTLVLNAENVDSDIYLSLGLKELRKGVPTIPRVLSLLSSLLERSVQKNEVLLEETQIKDVITIFHGLREPTLSIRQYIDRIFKYSGCSPSCFVVAHIYVDRFLQSTEVHLTSLNVHRLLITSIMLAAKFIDDAFFNNAYYAKVGGVSTAELNRLEMKFLFSIDFRLQVSVEMFGKYCSQLEKESSEGLQIERPFKACGIKESWSKTNKDDSTCAPTVAR; this is translated from the exons ATGGGAACGTTGGTGCTTAATGCTGAGAATGTAGACTCAGATATTTACCTCTCGCTGGGGCTTAAAGAGTTGAGAAAAGGAGTTCCAACAATTCCTCGGGTTTTGTCACTTCTCTCATCACTACTTGAGAGATCTGTTCAGAAGAATGAGGTGCTTTTGGAGGAAACACAAATTAAAGATGTTATCACAATATTCCATGGTTTGAGAGAACCCACTCTCAGCATTCGGCAGTATATTGATCGAATCTTCAAGTACTCTGGCTGCAGCCCATCCTGCTTTGTTGTTGCACACATTTATGTGGATAGATTCCTTCAGAGTACGGAGGTTCATTTAACTTCACTTAATGTTCACCGGCTTCTGATAACAAGTATAATGCTTGCagcaaaatttattgatgatgc ATTCTTCAACAATGCATATTATGCAAAAGTGGGAGGAGTAAGCACGGCAGAGTTGAATAGGTTGGAGATGAAGTTTTTGTTTAGTATAGATTTCAGACTTCAGGTAAGTGTAGAAATGTTTGGAAAGTATTGTTCACAATTGGAAAAGGAAAGCTCAGAAGGGCTACAGATTGAGCGGCCATTCAAAGCCTGTGGAATTAAAGAGAGTTGgtcaaaaacaaacaaagatgaTTCAACTTGTGCTCCCACAGTTGCAAGATGA
- the LOC115971057 gene encoding uncharacterized protein LOC115971057 produces the protein MLSQNVMHYKTKQASTRTHNSKGWFHRIQSAWSKPNRDTIKINVDAACNIESSSIAAVARDWRGEVVFACSKRVNTTLPLQAEAEAINWALNLATNLDVDSIFIESDSKSFIDALRFPNRDVPWRIRTIYSDVLALKLNFSNCRFSWVAREANVATHVLAKWFLSNNYFDSFDVGLGPPCLVSIIGAEALSAYVVLFLA, from the coding sequence ATGTTGAGCCAGAATGTAATGCACTATAAAACAAAGCAAGCCTCTACAAGAACCCACAATTCTAAAGGTTGGTTCCATAGGATCCAATCAGCTTGGTCTAAACCAAATAGGGACACTATTAAGATCAACGTAGATGCTGCTTGCAACATTGAGAGTTCATCCATTGCAGCTGTAGCTAGAGATTGGAGAGGGGAAGTGGTGTTTGCTTGCTCTAAAAGAGTGAATACCACACTCCCTCTCCAAGCAGAGGCTGAAGCTATAAACTGGGCCCTCAACCTGGCAACAAACTTGGATGTTGACTCCATTTTCATCGAGAGTGACTCAAAGTCCTTCATTGATGCGCTGAGATTTCCTAACCGGGATGTTCCGTGGAGAATAAGAACTATCTACTCTGATGTTTTAGCCTTAAAATTGAATTTCTCTAATTGTAGATTCAGTTGGGTGGCTAGAGAAGCAAATGTTGCTACTCATGTTTTAGCCAAGTGGTTTTTGTCAAACAACTACTTTGACTCTTTTGATGTGGGGTTGGGGCCTCCTTGTTTAGTTTCTATTATTGGAGCCGAGGCTCTCTCTGCCTATGtagttttgtttcttgcttaa